In Cryptomeria japonica chromosome 1, Sugi_1.0, whole genome shotgun sequence, the sequence tcactccgagagctttccgaaaatatataacactttatactttggcaaaaaattgagccctgggcgaattaatcctcaacatggacccatcatttaaatttttcgaatttctctatagtttaaactatatcatttaatcattttaaatttgatttttgcctccatttgtgctctgacgcctttccacatggcggcctctgattggtcgatggggttgatcggatgccacctgggatgacacctcatcatcgccacgtcatctgcttcatcactgccacttggctgccacgtcatcgccactggactgccacttgtgcgccaactgtgtgccacctcaccaggacccgcctgctggactgccacctatcacgacacgtggacggctctcattcactttcgttatttcgcggggtttaaacaacgtgcatcttcccttcgcgaaatagcgcgcaccgttgatctctctcgaacttgctcgctcgttaacccgaccttcatctacaaaatttctcttgtttgcctcgagaagcgtgcctacgtggggtccaattggtcttcgtccagtcaactcctctgTCGCCTCAGGAAGCGTGCTCGTGCATGGGCCCGCCTtaggcgcccataggcaccatttgtcaaaagcttttaaggcttagacattatactactgtgcgtttttgcatataaatactaaaagctcccagtgcacagccaatgtgggataattatcttatgcctgggactgcattttgaaggttttcttGGTTTTATTCATGTCTGCCAGTCTTCTAAAATGGAAACTTCTTAAACGCCTCCTTCTTCAACGCCTCCATTGAAAAAAAAAGGTTCAAACATCTGCCATTTGTAACTTGTTAAaagcttttatttgcaaaaaaaattcttattaacACCATGCCATGTGATTGTTTTTTGTGCTACACATGGGGGAGTTCAGACCATTTACATCTGCTTTGAAAGCTTCTGTAGCCCTTTGCCAAAGCCACATTGGGGAAAGATCGATGAATTGCaccttgattttttttaaattcaacGCTGCCCTCTCTTCCCATTAACTTGTTTGTTAATGACTTCTCCTGGTTCTTGTCTTCAACCACGTCCAGCAGGAAGGAGAATGGTTGTTGCTGCAAATTGCATTGCTTCAAAGTTTCTAATTTAACTCTCCCCACTCTCCATGCATGGGCAGAGGAAGAGGCACACAAGGGAGGATTTGATTTCCAGCAATCTCTTTTTAATGCCTCTCTCCAGCATAGCAGGGAGGAGAATGCTGTTGCTGCTGGTCATTAATCACATTGCTGGAGCTTCATGTGGGGGGATGCTATGCTGGCACTTACCTTTGCTTTGCAAACTCCAAACACCACGTAGGGGAGTAATTTGGCTATACACCATTTGAATTTACTTGAAACATTTATTGCTTTTGTCATTAGTTTTCCACACTgcagattgtatttgtttttaaaaaaaacaactttAAATGCTTTCCTCACCAGCCAATGCATAGTTTCAAATTTGATGCCTCTTACATGCCAAGCCAATGGCACTTGCTTTGAAACTCTCAATGGCCTATCAACCACGTAGAGGGAAGAGGGATTATGGCTTGGCATTCAACAAAGAAAATGTAAGAATATTTATTCCTTGTTTGGCAGACCGGAAGAAAATGCTACATTCCATTTGGGGCACATGTAAAATTATTTCTATTTGGAAGCCTAATTTTCCTTCGATTCAACGATCGAAGTTTAGATGCAAACATGTTCCTCATTCAAGGGTTTCATAGTTCACACTCCaatttaccatttttttttttcacCAATCGCTATAAAATTAATGCACAAgcgtgagccaggtcgggccccaaagtgggtccgactaaaaaaaatttcgttttcatgcaactgacctctggaatgcttcactgacctcaaacatacctctggaaacgatcggcatcgtttttggatcattaatccggattttacaaccttcaggcaattacgccacaattttcgcatttaatcgcgaagacgtaattttcaaacctgtcaaaacacctttctggagctcgccatttgATAGGGgtatactctgatatacaaggatgacttctaccaaacggtttctcaagacgagtcccaagtgaagagatattaatttccgaaaacggccaactggctttgttgacactgcggacctgatgaagtcaatgctctggcaacacatgatgcctttctcaaaaatatcaaacgacctccgtaggctctcaaattcagaacataggtacctttaagtacatattaaatctttgaattctcatttcgatcaccagactgacaggatgcaaacggcgcgctcaccaaaacggctacattaactgatctaacactggaagtgcggataactgaatttgatggcaaaatgaatccttttgaaaaccgatcaaacggattgataaaggcttgaaatttgaaacgtagctcaccatttataccaacattagcccggaacaaacattctgacatgacattcaccgggacatttttacacttgtgcaaacctcacaaactacaaacggatttggctatgaaaacggagcaaacggattcattaggacttgaaattttgtaggttgactcacatttatgcatagaattgaatccacttttaatttcttcatgacgatcagcagggcaaaagatataatcgctcaaagtaggctacttaataaaatttgcacttgtgcctagaatgcactttcagctcacccctcaaaacgggtacttgataaacttctccaaactgaattctgaaagttgcaacacactaaataggccaaatgaaaggtgtagtacatgaatcccgagccttaccctctgaaaatcaactggccccATTTTACCttctcgcaaactaggcccttcaaactgactcatttaggtatgcagagcaaaattttgaaataggcctataaacttgactcatcttttaaatactcccaacacaaTGTTTATTGGAAAAAGCAACCCCAAAAATTTGAGACCAGAAATGGTTCACAACAACCATAGAAGAAGTCTCTTCAGCTTGAGTTGGGTTAAAAGCATggaatgtatttgtaccatcaccGTCTTCAAATAAAGTATTTTCCATGGTAGCACTGTTAATAGCACATAGAAGAGCAACACCCAATACTCTGACAAATCCCATCATATGAAATGGATTCAAGGTCCAATTATGAAAACCTTGAAAAAAGAGGATAAATTGGAAAATAACTGCTACACCGAAACTAGGCTTAAAAAACCAACTAGACTGGCCTAATGGATAGATCAAGAATATAGAAACAAAAACAGCAATCAGAGCAGTGAACGCAATTGCATTATAAGGTTGTAATTGTACAGATTGAGCAAGTTCAAATTGGTGTAGCATGAAGCGTATTAGACCAAAAGCACCATGAAGAGAAACAAAAGTCCATAGACCACCTAATTGACACCAACGAGTAAAATCTCCTTGTGCTTCAGGACCCCATAATAGTAGCAAAGAATGTGCTAAACTATTAGCAGGTGTAGAAACTATAGCAAATCTCTCTAGCTCTCTAATGCCGCCTACATTTGGCCTATCTCCCATCTTGGACTAGTGCCCCACCTTTCTATAGTGGTGGAGATGTATGTCATTGAAGCATTAACGTGTGAGACTCTGGGTGGGTGGGAAGAGTAGGGCTATCGAAAAGATCTCCACTTATGAATCCAATCAAATGATTAGTATCTGCCTCCATCGTAGCCTTTAGGATGAGGTCTCTACTGAAGGGGATAGGTCTGGTCATTCATGCACCCCGACAATTAGGAATAGTAAGGCAAAACTTAAGGTCGAAGGCTTCTCCCCCTCCAAAATCTGCTATATTTAGGGCAAGTAGGTTCATTGGCGATCTACCTGGAATGATGGAAGGGGCGATCTTCCCCTCAAGGTTATCCTCTAGAAATGGTGGCTCACTGTTCCCTCAGCTTCATCTTTCTCTCTCCAACCTAAACTAGTTTGATGTTAAGCTAGTGTCTCGACCAACCGAGAATTGATGGTTTATCGCCAGTCAAATTTCAAGGAAAGGTACCAAGGGCTGGCCCCTCCCCTAATGTTGTCTCCATTCTTCCATAGGTTGATAATCCCAAAATGAGGCCAAAGGGATTTTGATGGTATAGTAGGTGAAAGCTCGTGTCTATCTGGCATAAATGGTTGTAGGCAAGACAATCTTCAAGCAATTCGAGTTGGATAACCCCAATCAAATGGGATCTTCAAGCCCTTGCCTGCCTTGGTGTCTCGATTCAGTAGATTCTTAAGAGAGTACCATAGATAGAGAAACCACCCCCCGCCACCCCCCCCTCTATATAATTATGGGTGAAAGACCATAGATAAAGAAACTTGTGAAACGCCAGTGAGCTATGAACTAACTATAGTTCCTCTCCCCATCTATCTTCTGCCCCTTCCTATATAGACCGACTAACTATAATGGGGTCGGCGGGCCCCTTCTAATTGACCTGACACTCATCTCATAGAATAGACATACTAGGCCTGGATGTACAACACACCATTCTTTTGGAGAGGTGATGATCGCCCTTCCGCTTGTCGAGCTCTAGCAAGCTAATGATAATGTAGTATTGTTGGTCTTGCCTGTGGCTATGGGCTATGTTGAATTAATTAGCCTCCTGAGACTTCTCCTTCTAACCACCATACTCATACAATCAATTACAGAGATCTCGATAATGGAAATAGTGTGGTGGTTTGGGATTACTCTGGGATTCTCTGGCGATACAACACGGGTGGTTCTAGACTCGAACTCTGAACTCATCTGAACTCTACTCGATGTCGATTTGTGGGCGGGTTCTCCCCTTGCTTCCCAATCTTTGGATAGGTGGATAGGGGCCCGATTGAGTACTCTCTATCTATCTAAGTAACAGTTAGGTAACATTCATGCCATTATTTGGGCCTCCAAACAACCGCCTCTTTTGGCAAATGAAGCAATACCAGAAAGCGGGTTAATGATCTTCGGATATGGACTCGAAACCCCCTACTCCATAGTTGCCAGTTTGACCCGGAGCAGATTTCTGGATCTATGTCAACTTGACCTACGTACTTTAACCCCCCACCCCCAAACTCCCCCTTTCTATAGTTGTAGGGGAGAGACCTCCAACTATAATTGCATGCAGATTAATTAACCCCCCGTCTTTCTATAGTTTTTGATTCATCCTTAACCTTCAAATAGTACGGGTAGGGGGAGGGTTCTCtacctacaattctatgggggcctacacatggagCATCTTTATTTTGGATCTACATAAAGGGCTTGGACTGAAATTTGTGTACTCGTATTTGACTGCATAACTATAGTAGTGTAGCAGCACCAGTTAGACAACAATGGAATGATCATATGGTTGGAAAACACTCACTAGGGATCACTCAACTCAATAGATAGGGGGAAGTAAGACCGCATCTTTATTGCGCAGGGTGAAAGGCCCATAGATGTAGGTAGTCACCCTGATAGATTGACAGGTAAACAAGTAGTACAAGTAGGCTATATTAGTAGTTCAAGGTAAAGAGATCAGAGATTTCCTGCTATCAACGTCGAGTTGTAGGTCAGAGTAAGGAGAAGATCCAAATAAGTAGAGGTTAGCAGTGGTTTGGGATTTCCTTTATTCTCACTACCCTCTTTTTTCATATTCATTAGCCTTGTTAGAGGTGAGATTAGCGCTATATGTGGCCATACCATATaggtcacaattttttttttgaaggatGCGATGAGGAGAGACTCCATTTCCTCCAATgccctactactactactactactactactactactactactactactactatgtAACATGTCTCTTGAATTTATTCTCCCGTAGGGGCCCTAGTGTTCTTGAATAGGCTAGGCCCACCCACCATAATGTAGGGGCCCTCCCACTATAGCAGCCCCCTTACTATTATTCTATGGgacatatataatatattaaattttaggTTCGACCACCCACCCTGTTGTGCTTCAGCAGAAGTTTTGTGTTGCTGATCAGCTTCTATGTGTTGCTAATTAGCACATCAT encodes:
- the LOC131070246 gene encoding photosystem II D2 protein-like produces the protein MGDRPNVGGIRELERFAIVSTPANSLAHSLLLLWGPEAQGDFTRWCQLGGLWTFVSLHGAFGLIRFMLHQFELAQSVQLQPYNAIAFTALIAVFVSIFLIYPLGQSSWFFKPSFGVAVIFQFILFFQGFHNWTLNPFHMMGFVRVLGVALLCAINSATMENTLFEDGDGTNTFHAFNPTQAEETSSMVVVNHFWSQIFGVAFSNKHWLHFFILFVSVTGLWMSAIGVVGLALNLCAYDPKFETFYTKNILLNEDIRAWMAAQDQPHENLIFLEDVLPYGNTL